A region from the Pseudomonas sp. KU26590 genome encodes:
- a CDS encoding aspartate ammonia-lyase gives MSSAASFRIEKDLLGVLEVPAEAYYGIQTLRAVHNFRLSGVPLSHYPKLVVALAMVKQAAADANHQLGHLSTEKHAGISEACARLIRGDFHDQFVVDMIQGGAGTSTNMNANEVIANIALEAMGHAKGEYTFLHPNNDVNMAQSTNDAYPTAIRLGLLLGHDALLASLDSLIQAFAAKGHEFNHVLKMGRTQLQDAVPMTLGQEFRAFATTLTEDLNRLRSLAPELLTEVNLGGTAIGTGINADPGYQHLAVQRLATISGQPLVPAADLIEATSDMGAFVLFSGMLKRTAVKLSKICNDLRLLSSGPRTGINEINLPARQPGSSIMPGKVNPVIPEAVNMCAFEIMGNDLALTIAAEGGQLQLNVMEPLIAYKIFDSIRLLQRAMDMLREHCIVGITANEARCRELVEHSIGLVTALNPYIGYENATRIARVALETGRGVLELVREEGLLDDVMLADILRPENMIAPRLVPLKA, from the coding sequence ATGTCCTCCGCTGCATCATTTCGCATCGAAAAAGACTTGCTTGGCGTTCTCGAAGTACCCGCTGAAGCGTATTACGGCATCCAGACCCTGCGCGCAGTGCATAACTTCCGCCTCTCTGGCGTTCCGCTTTCGCACTACCCGAAGCTGGTCGTAGCGCTGGCGATGGTCAAGCAGGCAGCAGCGGATGCAAACCATCAGCTGGGCCATTTGAGCACCGAGAAGCATGCGGGCATCAGCGAAGCCTGTGCACGACTGATCCGCGGTGATTTCCACGATCAGTTCGTCGTCGACATGATTCAGGGCGGCGCCGGCACCTCCACTAACATGAACGCCAACGAAGTCATCGCCAACATCGCCCTCGAAGCGATGGGTCATGCCAAGGGCGAATACACATTCCTGCACCCGAACAACGACGTGAACATGGCGCAGTCCACCAACGACGCCTACCCGACGGCCATTCGCCTGGGTTTGCTGTTGGGCCACGACGCGCTGCTCGCCAGCCTCGACAGCCTGATTCAGGCGTTCGCGGCCAAAGGTCACGAGTTCAACCACGTGTTGAAAATGGGCCGCACCCAGCTGCAAGACGCAGTACCGATGACCCTGGGTCAGGAATTCCGCGCCTTCGCCACTACATTGACTGAAGACCTCAACCGCCTGCGCAGCCTGGCGCCTGAGCTGCTGACCGAAGTCAACCTCGGCGGCACCGCCATCGGCACCGGCATCAACGCCGACCCTGGTTATCAGCACCTGGCCGTTCAGCGTCTTGCGACCATCAGCGGCCAGCCGCTGGTGCCAGCTGCGGACCTGATCGAAGCCACCTCCGACATGGGTGCTTTCGTACTGTTCTCCGGCATGCTCAAGCGCACCGCGGTCAAGCTGTCGAAGATCTGCAACGACCTGCGCCTGCTCTCCAGCGGCCCGCGCACCGGCATCAACGAAATCAACCTCCCTGCCCGTCAGCCAGGCAGCTCGATCATGCCGGGCAAGGTGAATCCGGTGATTCCGGAGGCGGTGAACATGTGCGCCTTCGAAATCATGGGCAACGACCTGGCGCTGACCATCGCTGCCGAGGGCGGCCAGTTGCAGCTGAACGTGATGGAGCCGTTGATTGCCTACAAGATCTTCGACTCGATTCGCCTGCTTCAGCGCGCCATGGACATGCTGCGCGAACACTGCATCGTCGGCATCACCGCCAACGAAGCGCGCTGTCGCGAACTGGTCGAGCACTCAATCGGCCTTGTCACCGCACTGAACCCCTACATCGGTTACGAGAACGCTACCCGTATCGCCCGCGTTGCACTGGAAACAGGCCGTGGCGTGCTGGAGCTGGTGCGTGAAGAGGGCTTGCTCGATGACGTCATGCTGGCAGACATCCTGCGCCCCGAGAACATGATTGCGCCGCGACTCGTGCCCTTGAAGGCTTGA
- a CDS encoding GlsB/YeaQ/YmgE family stress response membrane protein, protein MGIIGTIFIGLIVGLLARFLKPGDDSMGWIMTILLGICGSLAATYGGQALGIYRAGEGAGFLGALVGAIILLVIYGMIKKR, encoded by the coding sequence ATGGGAATCATCGGAACCATCTTCATCGGCTTGATCGTAGGTCTGCTGGCGCGCTTTCTGAAGCCAGGCGACGACAGCATGGGCTGGATCATGACCATCCTGCTCGGCATCTGCGGCTCGCTTGCCGCCACTTATGGTGGTCAGGCGCTGGGTATCTACCGCGCAGGTGAGGGTGCAGGTTTCCTCGGTGCGCTCGTCGGCGCGATCATCCTGCTGGTGATCTACGGCATGATTAAAAAGCGTTAA
- a CDS encoding asparaginase → MNRKNHAAARQVMVLYTGGTIGMQASENGLAPASGFEARMAEQLAALPELLVPQWSFREMSPLIDSANMTPDYWQRLREAVVDAIEVQHCDAVLILHGTDTLAYSAAAMSFQLLGLNAPVVFTGSMLPAGVPDSDAWENVNGALQALDQGLASGVHLYFHGELLEPTRCAKVRSFGRNPFAALNRARGGEAVSALPTALDYRQPKKLANVAVLPLFPGIGAAQLDGLIDSGIQGLVLECFGSGTGPSDNAGFLASLQRAYQQGVVVVAITQCHEGGVELDVYEAGSRLRDAGVLSGGGMTREAAFGKLHALLGAGLEGEEVRRLVELDVCGELR, encoded by the coding sequence ATGAATCGCAAAAACCACGCAGCAGCCCGCCAGGTGATGGTGCTGTATACCGGTGGAACCATCGGCATGCAGGCCAGCGAAAACGGGCTGGCACCCGCTTCCGGCTTTGAAGCACGCATGGCTGAGCAACTGGCCGCACTGCCCGAACTGTTGGTGCCGCAGTGGTCGTTCCGCGAAATGTCTCCCCTGATCGACAGCGCCAACATGACCCCTGACTACTGGCAGCGCTTGCGTGAAGCGGTGGTGGACGCGATCGAGGTTCAGCATTGCGATGCCGTGCTGATCCTGCACGGCACCGACACCCTGGCCTACAGCGCAGCGGCCATGAGCTTTCAACTGTTGGGCCTGAATGCCCCGGTTGTGTTCACCGGTTCCATGTTGCCAGCCGGTGTTCCCGACAGCGATGCCTGGGAAAACGTCAACGGCGCCTTGCAGGCCTTGGATCAAGGGCTCGCCTCGGGGGTGCATTTGTACTTCCATGGCGAGCTGCTTGAGCCGACACGGTGTGCGAAGGTTCGCAGCTTCGGCCGTAACCCTTTCGCGGCGCTTAATCGCGCCCGGGGTGGTGAGGCTGTATCGGCGTTGCCGACGGCGCTGGATTACCGCCAGCCTAAGAAACTGGCGAATGTCGCCGTGCTGCCCCTGTTTCCCGGCATTGGCGCTGCACAGCTCGACGGTTTGATCGACAGCGGCATTCAAGGTCTTGTGCTGGAATGCTTCGGCAGCGGCACTGGCCCCAGCGATAACGCAGGATTCCTTGCAAGCCTGCAGCGTGCGTATCAGCAAGGCGTCGTGGTCGTGGCGATTACCCAATGCCACGAAGGCGGCGTCGAACTGGACGTATATGAGGCTGGCAGTCGTCTGCGCGATGCCGGCGTGCTGTCCGGCGGAGGCATGACCCGCGAAGCCGCATTCGGCAAGCTGCATGCACTGCTGGGGGCTGGTCTGGAGGGGGAGGAAGTACGACGGCTGGTTGAGCTGGATGTTTGCGGCGAGTTGCGTTAA
- a CDS encoding bestrophin family protein, with protein sequence MFTYIGWSLFWLLIWDVVVTVDFMLFLDRKITLPSMPLTLLGSALVVLTSFRNTSAYNRWWEARTLWGALVNNSRSFARQVLTFIDDEDGLNPVKATLLRRHVAYVECLSAHLKGSDCGEQVTAMISRAEYERRTRTNNFPNAILNESAAIIAQEYKAGRLDSIRLERLEATLVEISNNQGGMERIANTPLPYPYVTFPRLFITLFCIIVPIGLVDTLGWFTPLASTVVGFMLLAIEKIGTDLQSPFKVSEHEIQMKALCENISGNLNSMLQDAMDKRPAEVAYS encoded by the coding sequence ATGTTTACCTACATCGGCTGGTCCTTGTTCTGGCTGCTGATATGGGACGTTGTCGTCACCGTCGATTTCATGCTGTTTCTGGATCGTAAGATCACCCTGCCATCGATGCCCCTGACCCTGTTGGGTTCTGCGCTGGTGGTACTGACCAGTTTCCGCAACACCAGTGCGTATAACCGCTGGTGGGAAGCGCGCACGTTATGGGGCGCGCTGGTGAATAACTCCCGCAGCTTCGCCCGGCAGGTGCTGACGTTCATTGATGACGAGGACGGTCTGAACCCGGTCAAGGCCACACTGCTGCGCCGGCACGTGGCTTACGTCGAATGCCTCTCGGCTCATCTGAAGGGCAGTGATTGTGGCGAGCAGGTCACCGCGATGATTTCCCGCGCAGAGTACGAGCGCCGAACACGCACCAACAACTTCCCCAACGCGATCCTCAATGAGTCTGCCGCGATCATCGCCCAGGAATACAAGGCGGGTCGCCTGGACAGTATCCGTCTGGAGCGCCTCGAAGCGACGCTGGTGGAAATCTCCAACAATCAGGGCGGAATGGAGCGCATCGCCAACACGCCGTTGCCTTACCCGTACGTGACGTTCCCGCGGCTGTTCATCACGCTGTTCTGCATCATCGTGCCGATCGGCCTGGTAGACACGCTGGGATGGTTCACGCCGCTGGCGTCCACCGTAGTCGGCTTCATGCTGCTGGCAATCGAGAAAATCGGCACGGACCTGCAAAGCCCCTTTAAAGTCTCCGAGCACGAGATCCAGATGAAAGCGCTGTGCGAAAACATCTCCGGCAATCTGAATTCGATGCTGCAGGATGCGATGGATAAGCGGCCGGCTGAGGTTGCTTATTCGTAG
- a CDS encoding alanine/glycine:cation symporter family protein, which produces MLEVINDFLSGKVLIVLIVGLGGYFTIRSRFVQFRHFFHMFAVFRDSLRSSAGQLSSFQALMLSLAGRVGAGNIAGVGIAVTLGGPGAVFWMWVTALVGMASSFFECSLGQLYKRCDAEGQFRGGPSYYIQHGLGKRWLGMIMAVLLLVTFGFAFNGLQSHAVTHSLNDAFKISPGYAGVGLAILLGLVFVGGIKRIAKVADLLVPIKTLVYIAVTLYVIGVQFEHVPHMLMTIVKSAFGMDEVFGGLIGSAIVMGVKRGVFANEAGLGSAPNVAAVAQVEHPVAQGVVQAFSVFLDTFVICTCTALLILLSGFYTPGFEGDGIALTQNSLAAVVGDWGRLFISVALALFVFTSILYNYYLGENSLRFLLGENRKAIFFYRVLVLALILWGAVEDLGTVFAFADITMTLLAFVNLIALAMLFKIALRVLKDYDDQRKAGIKTPVFDSSQFPDLDLDLQAWPKPGTAQPAATSATVSGKSVADAH; this is translated from the coding sequence ATGCTTGAAGTCATCAACGACTTCCTCTCGGGAAAAGTACTGATCGTGCTCATTGTGGGGCTCGGTGGATATTTCACGATTCGCTCGCGTTTCGTTCAGTTCCGTCACTTCTTTCACATGTTCGCGGTTTTTCGCGACAGTCTGCGCAGCAGCGCGGGCCAGCTGAGTTCATTTCAGGCCCTGATGCTAAGCCTTGCCGGCCGCGTCGGCGCCGGTAACATCGCAGGCGTCGGCATCGCCGTCACCCTGGGCGGACCCGGTGCGGTGTTCTGGATGTGGGTCACTGCCCTTGTCGGCATGGCGAGCAGCTTTTTCGAATGCTCCCTCGGCCAGCTGTACAAACGCTGCGACGCCGAAGGCCAGTTCCGCGGCGGCCCGTCCTATTACATTCAGCACGGCCTGGGTAAACGCTGGCTGGGCATGATCATGGCGGTGTTGTTGCTGGTGACCTTCGGTTTCGCCTTCAACGGCCTGCAATCCCACGCCGTGACCCACTCGCTCAACGACGCGTTCAAGATCTCGCCAGGCTACGCCGGCGTCGGTCTTGCGATTCTGCTGGGCCTGGTGTTCGTCGGCGGGATCAAGCGCATCGCCAAGGTCGCCGACCTGCTGGTGCCGATCAAGACGCTGGTCTACATCGCGGTCACGCTGTATGTCATTGGTGTGCAGTTCGAGCACGTTCCACACATGCTGATGACCATTGTCAAAAGCGCGTTCGGCATGGATGAAGTGTTCGGTGGCCTGATCGGCAGCGCCATTGTCATGGGCGTCAAACGTGGCGTCTTCGCCAACGAAGCCGGCTTAGGCAGCGCACCCAACGTGGCAGCGGTCGCTCAGGTCGAGCACCCGGTTGCACAGGGTGTGGTTCAAGCGTTCAGCGTGTTCCTCGACACCTTCGTCATCTGCACCTGCACCGCGCTGCTGATCCTGCTGTCGGGTTTCTACACGCCCGGCTTCGAAGGCGATGGCATTGCCCTGACGCAGAACTCCCTCGCCGCCGTCGTCGGTGACTGGGGCAGGCTGTTCATCAGCGTGGCGCTGGCGCTGTTCGTGTTCACCTCGATTCTCTACAACTACTACTTGGGCGAAAACAGCCTGCGCTTCCTGCTGGGCGAGAACCGCAAGGCGATCTTCTTCTATCGCGTGTTGGTCCTTGCGCTGATTCTGTGGGGCGCGGTCGAAGATCTGGGCACGGTGTTCGCCTTCGCTGACATCACCATGACGCTACTGGCCTTCGTCAACCTGATTGCGCTGGCGATGCTGTTCAAAATCGCGCTGCGGGTGCTGAAAGACTACGATGACCAGCGTAAAGCCGGCATCAAGACGCCGGTTTTCGACTCCAGCCAGTTCCCTGATCTGGACCTGGACCTGCAAGCCTGGCCAAAGCCTGGTACCGCGCAGCCTGCGGCAACCTCGGCAACGGTCAGCGGCAAATCGGTCGCGGACGCGCATTGA
- a CDS encoding 5-(carboxyamino)imidazole ribonucleotide synthase, translating into MKIGVIGGGQLGRMLALAGTPLGMNFAFLDPAPDACAAALGEHLLADYGDQEHLRLLANDVDLVTFEFESVPAETVAFLSQFVPVYPSAEALRIARDRWFEKSMFKDLGIPTPSFADIQSQADLDAAVASIGLPAVLKTRTLGYDGKGQKVLRTAEEVSGTFAELGSVPCLLEGFVPFTGEVSLIAVRARDGETRFYPLVHNTHDSGILRLSIASTDHPLQALAEDYAGRVLKQLDYVGVLAFEFFEVDGGLKANEIAPRVHNSGHWTTEGAECSQFENHLRAVAGLPLGSTAKVGESAMLNFIGEVPAVSEVIAIEDCHLHHYGKAFKAGRKVGHATVRSQDRATLDRQVKQVEALIKN; encoded by the coding sequence ATGAAGATCGGCGTAATCGGTGGCGGCCAGTTGGGTCGCATGTTGGCACTGGCGGGCACCCCGCTGGGGATGAACTTCGCCTTCCTTGACCCCGCACCGGACGCCTGCGCCGCTGCGCTTGGCGAGCACCTGCTCGCCGATTACGGCGATCAGGAGCACCTGCGCCTGCTGGCGAATGATGTTGATCTGGTCACATTCGAGTTCGAAAGCGTGCCGGCTGAAACCGTCGCCTTCCTCTCGCAGTTCGTGCCTGTTTACCCGAGTGCCGAAGCGCTGCGCATCGCCCGCGATCGCTGGTTTGAAAAAAGCATGTTCAAGGACCTCGGCATCCCGACGCCGTCGTTTGCCGACATCCAGTCCCAGGCGGATCTGGACGCTGCGGTGGCCAGCATTGGTCTGCCGGCCGTGTTGAAAACCCGCACGCTGGGTTATGACGGCAAGGGCCAGAAAGTCCTGCGCACCGCTGAAGAGGTGAGCGGCACCTTCGCCGAGCTGGGCAGCGTGCCGTGCCTGCTTGAGGGCTTCGTGCCGTTCACCGGCGAAGTCTCGCTGATCGCCGTGCGTGCCCGTGATGGCGAAACCCGCTTCTATCCGCTGGTTCACAACACCCACGACAGCGGCATTCTGCGTCTGTCCATCGCCAGCACCGATCACCCGCTGCAGGCGCTGGCTGAGGATTACGCCGGGCGCGTGCTCAAGCAGCTGGATTACGTGGGCGTTCTGGCTTTTGAATTCTTCGAAGTCGATGGCGGCCTCAAAGCCAACGAAATCGCCCCGCGCGTCCACAACTCGGGTCACTGGACCACCGAAGGCGCCGAGTGCAGCCAGTTCGAGAACCATCTGCGCGCCGTTGCCGGGCTGCCGCTGGGTTCGACCGCCAAGGTCGGCGAAAGCGCGATGCTCAACTTCATCGGTGAAGTGCCCGCTGTGAGTGAAGTGATCGCTATTGAAGATTGCCACCTGCATCACTACGGCAAGGCCTTCAAGGCCGGGCGCAAGGTCGGCCACGCCACCGTGCGCAGCCAAGACCGCGCGACGCTGGATCGTCAGGTGAAGCAGGTCGAGGCACTGATCAAAAACTGA
- the purE gene encoding 5-(carboxyamino)imidazole ribonucleotide mutase: MSALVGVIMGSKSDWSTLSHTADMLEKLGIPYEVKVVSAHRTPDLLFKYAEEAEGRGIEVIIAGAGGAAHLPGMCAAKTHLPVLGVPVQSSMLSGVDSLLSIVQMPAGIPVATLAIGKAGAINAALLSASILGAKHPHFHAVLKKFRAEQTDSVLDNPDPREA; the protein is encoded by the coding sequence ATGAGCGCACTGGTTGGCGTGATCATGGGCTCCAAGTCCGATTGGTCCACCCTTAGCCACACCGCCGACATGCTTGAAAAGCTCGGCATTCCGTACGAAGTCAAAGTGGTTTCGGCGCACCGCACGCCCGATCTGCTGTTCAAGTACGCCGAAGAAGCCGAAGGCCGTGGTATCGAGGTGATCATCGCCGGCGCCGGTGGCGCTGCTCATCTGCCGGGCATGTGCGCTGCCAAAACTCATCTGCCCGTTCTGGGTGTCCCGGTTCAGTCTTCCATGCTGTCGGGCGTTGATTCATTGCTCTCCATCGTGCAGATGCCTGCCGGCATTCCGGTGGCGACCCTGGCCATTGGCAAGGCGGGCGCGATCAACGCTGCGCTGTTGTCGGCCAGTATCCTGGGCGCCAAGCACCCACACTTCCACGCAGTGCTGAAGAAATTCCGCGCTGAGCAGACAGACAGCGTTCTGGACAATCCAGACCCACGCGAGGCCTGA
- a CDS encoding LysR substrate-binding domain-containing protein, whose product MNLESKWLEDFSALAATRSFSQAAERRFVTQPAFSRRIRSLEAALGLTLVNRSRTPIELTAAGQLFLVTARTVVDQLGEVLRHLHHLESGQGEVMQIAAAHSLALSFFPRWIAQLRNEGLNIATRLVATNVGDAVHALREGGCDLMLAFYDPDAALQMDAEIFPSLHLGVTEMLPVCSTDEEGRPLFDLEGEQSVPLLAYSAGAFLGRSVNLLLRQRSVRFTTIYETAMADSLKGMALQGLGIAWVPRLSVTAELERGELVICGGTQWHVPLEIRLYRCALVRKANVRLLWRKLEAGDTSPAA is encoded by the coding sequence ATGAACCTGGAAAGCAAATGGCTGGAAGACTTCAGTGCGCTGGCCGCGACTCGCAGTTTTTCCCAGGCGGCGGAACGTCGGTTTGTCACGCAACCGGCCTTCAGCCGGCGCATTCGCAGCCTTGAAGCGGCGCTGGGGCTGACGCTGGTCAATCGCTCGCGCACGCCGATCGAGTTGACGGCGGCGGGGCAGTTATTCCTCGTCACCGCCCGAACGGTGGTCGACCAGCTCGGCGAAGTACTGCGTCATTTGCACCATCTGGAAAGCGGGCAGGGCGAAGTCATGCAAATCGCCGCCGCGCATTCGCTGGCATTGAGCTTCTTCCCGCGCTGGATCGCGCAACTGCGCAATGAAGGGCTGAATATCGCCACACGCCTGGTCGCCACCAACGTCGGCGACGCGGTGCACGCGCTGCGTGAAGGCGGTTGCGATCTGATGCTGGCGTTTTACGACCCCGACGCCGCGCTGCAGATGGACGCCGAGATCTTCCCGTCGCTGCATCTGGGCGTGACCGAAATGCTGCCAGTCTGCTCAACGGACGAAGAGGGGCGGCCGCTGTTCGACCTGGAAGGGGAGCAGAGCGTGCCGCTGCTGGCGTACAGCGCCGGGGCGTTTCTGGGTCGTTCGGTGAACCTGCTGTTGCGCCAGCGCAGCGTGCGCTTCACGACGATTTACGAAACCGCGATGGCTGACAGCCTCAAAGGCATGGCGTTGCAGGGGCTGGGTATCGCGTGGGTGCCGCGGCTCAGCGTGACGGCGGAGCTTGAACGGGGAGAACTGGTGATCTGCGGCGGCACCCAGTGGCACGTCCCGCTGGAGATTCGGCTGTACCGCTGCGCGCTGGTTCGCAAGGCGAATGTCCGGCTGTTGTGGCGCAAGCTGGAAGCAGGCGACACCTCGCCGGCCGCCTGA